A stretch of the Papaver somniferum cultivar HN1 chromosome 6, ASM357369v1, whole genome shotgun sequence genome encodes the following:
- the LOC113289738 gene encoding peroxisomal and mitochondrial division factor 1-like yields MADETVINGAGSDLELNNNNDDDKLVEIEKVSSKNDHADVDLKKIETLEQEKSELLKEKNENHEKIRVLTDEIDGFMRNQVELNEKLEKMQKENAQFEQENKSLQSIAGRALELETEVSRLQHDLISTMSENDETRSEFQKLKSEFNELKEKIAEKESKIGDLEKEKISLLERIEKDAEEVKKLKSENESIVRDLKTREVEISEKEGEILRLQNVENDFNKWKVKLNHEMEAENKQLMGDLEKSEMLRRELEEDAKKEKETGKWKILLPAVIISTGTVVAAAAIICCIACIRRR; encoded by the coding sequence ATGGCGGACGAAACTGTTATCAACGGCGCAGGATCGGATTTGGAACTGaataataataatgatgatgataaaCTGGTGGAGATTGAAAAAGTTTCTTCAAAGAATGATCATGCTGATGTTGATCTCAAGAAGATTGAAACATTAGAACAAGAGAAATCGGAATTGTTGAAAGAGAAGAATgaaaatcatgagaaaattagggttttaactgaTGAGATCGATGGATTCATGAGAAATCAAGTAGAATtgaatgagaaattggagaagatGCAGAAGGAAAATGCTCAGTTTGAACAGGAGAACAAATCACTTCAATCAATTGCTGGTCGAGCATTGGAACTCGAGACTGAGGTTTCTCGTTTGCAGCATGATCTGATTTCTACTATGTCTGAGAATGATGAGACGAGATCGGAGTTTCAGAAGCTTAAATCTGAATTCAATGAATTGAAAGAGAAAATTGCCGAGAAGGAATCGAAGATTGGAGATCTGGAGAAAGAGAAGATTTCTCTGCTCGAGAGGATTGAAAAGGATGCTGAAGAGGTGAAGAAACTGAAGTCCGAGAATGAATCTATTGTTCGTGATTTGAAAACAAGAGAAGTAGAAATCTCTGAGAAAGAAGGTGAAATTTTAAGGTTACAGAATGTGGAAAATGATTTTAATAAGTGGAAAGTGAAGTTAAACCATGAAATGGAAGCTGAGAATAAACAATTGATGGGCGATTTGGAAAAATCAGAAATGTTGAGAAGAGaattggaagaagatgcaaagaaagagaaggaaactgGGAAATGGAAGATTCTTTTGCCTGCTGTGATTATTTCCACTGgaactgttgttgctgctgcggcCATAATTTGCTGCATTGCTTGCATAAGGCGAAGGTAG